In a genomic window of bacterium HR17:
- the atpB gene encoding ATP synthase subunit a, with amino-acid sequence MADVGHGVAHGGAAAHGAGMHVSAPEETWLHGVYKILGIPDWLTVSLVVAVGLVVFFWWLSQRLDIVPRSRWQVMWEMAVEFFEGLARSAIGPGGEKYAPVIGSFFTYILLLNLIGLIPGFMSPTAHPYITIGLAAASLTIVHAVAIKELGFKNYLLHYVDRPFPNPLVNAIFNVVTLAPLVHLIGEVSKLISLSIRLFGNIFGEDTVIYQFALLGITAVKALGFLPSWAQVPMPFQLPVVLLHVLVAFIQAFVFSSLTAVYIALFVAHHEGHGEAHNAAHEGVAHHP; translated from the coding sequence ATGGCTGATGTCGGACACGGTGTTGCCCATGGAGGAGCTGCCGCCCACGGTGCGGGTATGCATGTCTCTGCGCCTGAGGAGACATGGTTGCACGGCGTCTACAAGATACTGGGCATCCCTGACTGGCTGACCGTTTCGTTGGTGGTGGCGGTCGGGTTGGTCGTCTTTTTTTGGTGGCTATCGCAGCGGTTGGACATCGTGCCCCGCAGCCGCTGGCAAGTGATGTGGGAGATGGCGGTGGAGTTTTTTGAGGGGCTCGCCCGCAGCGCCATCGGTCCTGGCGGCGAAAAATATGCGCCCGTCATCGGCAGTTTCTTCACCTACATTTTGCTGCTCAACCTCATCGGGCTCATCCCCGGCTTCATGTCGCCGACCGCGCATCCCTACATCACCATCGGTTTGGCGGCGGCGTCCTTGACGATCGTCCACGCCGTCGCCATCAAGGAGTTGGGCTTCAAAAACTACCTGCTGCACTATGTGGACCGCCCCTTCCCGAACCCGCTGGTCAACGCCATCTTCAATGTCGTCACCTTAGCGCCGTTGGTGCACTTAATCGGCGAAGTGTCCAAACTCATTTCGCTGTCCATCCGCTTGTTCGGCAACATTTTCGGTGAGGACACAGTGATCTACCAGTTCGCCTTACTGGGCATCACGGCTGTGAAGGCGCTGGGGTTTTTGCCGTCGTGGGCGCAGGTGCCGATGCCCTTTCAGTTGCCCGTCGTGCTGTTACATGTGTTGGTCGCGTTCATTCAAGCGTTCGTGTTCAGCTCGCTGACGGCTGTTTACATCGCTTTGTTCGTGGCACACCATGAAGGACATGGGGAAGCCCACAACGCTGCCCACGAAGGGGTGGCGCATCACCCGTGA
- the atpG gene encoding ATP synthase gamma chain has protein sequence MQSLRAIRRKIRAVRNLQKIMTAMKMVAAARLRRVQDRVVAGKPYTEKMRWLVETLAPHLPAVEHPLLQTRPVQKRGLVVVTGDKGLCGAYNGNIIRAAQAFLSQDGAAPFWLYCIGRKGHDFFARRGYPVVRYRPQLPVTAPFAQFKAIAEDIVQWFLSGEVDEVHVAYGEFVNALVQRPKIVSLLPIKTGETGDEERGTREAVREYIFEPQAPELLALLLPRYVEHQVYHILLESLASENAARMNAMSQAADNAEELIKQLTLQANKIRQWNITKELLEITTAVEAMRRARD, from the coding sequence ATGCAAAGTTTGCGCGCCATTCGGCGAAAAATTCGCGCGGTGCGGAACTTACAAAAAATCATGACAGCGATGAAGATGGTCGCAGCGGCGCGGCTGCGTCGCGTGCAAGACCGCGTGGTAGCGGGCAAACCTTACACCGAGAAGATGCGGTGGCTTGTGGAAACGCTTGCCCCGCATTTGCCTGCCGTTGAGCATCCGTTGCTGCAGACGCGTCCCGTCCAAAAGCGGGGGTTGGTCGTCGTCACGGGGGACAAAGGATTGTGTGGCGCATATAACGGTAACATTATCCGCGCTGCGCAGGCGTTCTTGAGCCAAGACGGCGCCGCACCCTTTTGGCTCTACTGCATCGGGCGCAAAGGGCATGACTTTTTCGCCCGTCGGGGTTACCCTGTCGTTCGTTACCGTCCGCAGTTACCGGTGACCGCACCGTTCGCCCAGTTTAAAGCCATCGCCGAAGACATCGTGCAATGGTTTTTGAGCGGTGAAGTGGACGAAGTGCATGTCGCTTACGGCGAATTTGTCAACGCATTGGTGCAGCGCCCGAAAATCGTCTCGTTGTTGCCTATCAAAACGGGCGAGACAGGGGACGAAGAACGGGGGACGAGGGAGGCGGTGCGTGAATACATCTTTGAGCCCCAAGCGCCTGAGTTGCTGGCGCTGTTGCTACCGCGCTATGTGGAGCATCAGGTTTACCACATTCTGCTGGAAAGTCTCGCCAGCGAAAACGCGGCGCGCATGAACGCGATGAGCCAAGCCGCTGACAACGCCGAGGAACTCATCAAGCAACTGACGCTGCAAGCCAACAAGATCCGTCAGTGGAACATCACGAAGGAGTTGCTGGAAATCACGACGGCGGTGGAAGCGATGCGCCGCGCAAGGGACTGA
- the atpD gene encoding ATP synthase subunit beta produces MVETLPEVHGGLRPLVDRAGRIVQIMGVVVDVQFPEGKVPEVMNALIVADPSRMPPLVLEVQQHLGDNIVRTVAMDFTDGLRRGMVVYDTGGPIKVPVGEATLGRLFDVCGNPIDEQGPVNAEEYWPIHRPAPPFEEQGTVSEQLETGIKVMDLLVPFPRGGKIGLFGGAGVGKTVLLMELIHNVARAHGGISVFAGVGERTREGNDLWLEMRQSGVINRTILVFGQMNEPPGARLRVSLAALTMAEYWRDVKGMDVLLFIDNIFRFAQAGTEVSSLLGRMPSAVGYQPTLGTEMAQLQERITTTKRGSITSVQAIYVPADDITDPAPATTFAHLDGTIVLERRLFEKAIYPAVDPLASTSRILDPRFVGEQHFSVAREVQRILQRYNELQDIIAILGMEELSDEDKLVVHRARRLQLFLSQPFHVAEVFTGRPGAYVPLDETLRGFDEILKGKWDHLPESAFHLVGTIDEAVEKARQMGAKV; encoded by the coding sequence ATGGTTGAGACGCTACCTGAAGTGCATGGCGGTTTGCGCCCGTTGGTTGACCGCGCCGGGCGCATCGTTCAAATCATGGGTGTCGTCGTAGATGTGCAGTTTCCGGAGGGCAAAGTGCCCGAAGTGATGAACGCGCTGATCGTCGCCGACCCGAGCCGCATGCCCCCGTTGGTCTTGGAAGTGCAACAGCACTTGGGTGACAACATCGTCCGAACGGTGGCGATGGACTTCACCGACGGGTTGCGACGCGGTATGGTGGTTTACGATACGGGTGGACCGATCAAGGTGCCGGTCGGGGAAGCCACTTTGGGGCGCCTGTTTGATGTCTGCGGCAACCCCATTGACGAGCAAGGACCTGTCAACGCTGAGGAGTATTGGCCGATTCACCGCCCCGCTCCCCCGTTTGAGGAGCAAGGCACTGTGTCCGAGCAACTGGAGACGGGTATCAAAGTCATGGACCTGTTGGTGCCGTTCCCGCGTGGCGGGAAAATCGGGCTCTTCGGCGGCGCCGGCGTGGGCAAAACTGTGTTGCTGATGGAGTTGATTCACAATGTCGCCCGCGCCCACGGCGGTATCTCCGTGTTCGCAGGGGTCGGGGAACGCACGCGTGAGGGCAACGACCTGTGGTTAGAAATGCGCCAATCAGGCGTCATCAACCGCACGATTTTGGTGTTCGGGCAGATGAACGAACCGCCCGGCGCGCGGCTGCGGGTGAGTTTAGCAGCCCTGACGATGGCGGAATACTGGCGGGATGTTAAAGGCATGGATGTCTTGCTGTTCATTGACAACATCTTCCGCTTCGCCCAAGCGGGAACGGAAGTGTCGTCCTTGTTGGGGCGGATGCCGTCCGCTGTCGGCTACCAACCGACGCTGGGCACGGAAATGGCGCAACTGCAAGAGCGCATCACGACGACGAAACGCGGCTCCATCACCAGCGTGCAGGCGATTTATGTCCCCGCCGACGACATCACCGACCCAGCACCGGCAACGACCTTCGCTCACTTGGATGGCACCATCGTGTTGGAACGGCGATTGTTTGAAAAAGCCATTTACCCCGCCGTTGACCCATTAGCCTCTACCTCGCGCATCCTTGACCCGCGTTTCGTCGGCGAGCAGCACTTCAGCGTTGCCCGTGAGGTGCAGCGCATTTTGCAGCGCTACAACGAGTTGCAGGACATCATCGCCATTTTGGGCATGGAAGAGTTGAGCGACGAGGACAAATTGGTCGTCCATCGGGCGCGCCGGCTGCAACTTTTCCTGAGCCAGCCGTTCCATGTCGCCGAGGTTTTCACGGGTCGCCCCGGCGCGTATGTGCCTTTAGATGAAACCCTGCGCGGTTTTGACGAAATCCTGAAGGGCAAGTGGGACCACCTGCCCGAGAGCGCGTTCCACCTCGTCGGCACCATAGACGAAGCCGTAGAAAAAGCCCGTCAAATGGGTGCGAAAGTTTAG
- the efp gene encoding Elongation factor P, whose protein sequence is MAISTNDFRPGITVLIDGEIYMVLEAQHVKLGRGGAHVRTRLKHLLSGNVIERNFRAGEEFEQAIVERRPFQFLYRQGDEFVFMDMETYDQVTLTVDQVGDAAQFLKDGAEVTLIFHEERPLLVELPTTVELTVAETDPGVRGDTASGGTKPARLETGAVIQVPLFINIGDIIRVDTRTGRYVERVRTER, encoded by the coding sequence ATGGCGATCTCCACGAACGACTTTCGACCGGGGATCACGGTGCTGATTGACGGGGAAATTTACATGGTGTTGGAAGCCCAACATGTCAAGTTGGGTCGGGGTGGTGCCCACGTTCGCACCCGTCTGAAACACTTGCTGTCGGGCAATGTCATTGAACGCAACTTCCGCGCCGGCGAGGAATTTGAACAAGCCATCGTGGAACGGCGTCCCTTCCAGTTCCTCTATCGGCAAGGGGACGAATTTGTCTTCATGGACATGGAGACTTACGACCAAGTGACTTTGACCGTTGATCAAGTCGGTGACGCCGCACAGTTCCTCAAGGACGGCGCCGAAGTGACCCTTATCTTCCACGAGGAGCGACCTCTCTTGGTGGAATTGCCGACGACCGTTGAACTCACGGTCGCAGAAACGGACCCCGGCGTGCGGGGCGATACCGCTTCGGGCGGGACAAAACCGGCGCGTTTGGAAACTGGGGCGGTCATTCAAGTGCCCCTGTTCATCAACATCGGCGATATCATCCGCGTGGACACACGGACGGGGCGATATGTGGAACGGGTGCGCACCGAACGATAA
- the atpE gene encoding ATP synthase subunit c: MGALGAYLAALALAVGLGLPLAVIFASHAQARAAAAAVESIARQPEAAGDIRFSLILGLALIESLVIYVLVSFFVIQGRLPGVEQVMELAKTFVK, encoded by the coding sequence ATGGGTGCGTTAGGTGCCTACCTTGCCGCACTGGCGCTGGCAGTTGGGCTGGGCTTGCCGTTAGCGGTGATATTCGCCTCGCACGCCCAAGCCCGTGCAGCCGCTGCCGCTGTAGAAAGCATCGCCCGCCAACCCGAAGCGGCAGGCGATATCCGTTTCTCGCTCATCTTGGGTCTGGCGTTGATTGAATCGCTGGTCATCTATGTGCTGGTGAGCTTTTTCGTCATTCAAGGGCGTTTGCCTGGCGTTGAGCAAGTCATGGAACTGGCGAAGACATTCGTTAAGTAG
- the gspF_1 gene encoding Putative type II secretion system protein F, which yields MTPASPRGISRTELAIFCRQFSAILSAGVDAFQGIAVLRKQTDNPQLVAVLDSIAQDLSLGRSLAHAFARFPHYFSPLFISLVRQGEREGILGEIMLKLAEHLEREARVFSLAADTPSASLNWEVLVEQLRPLVLGAALVISTVLLMVAGLWYVTLTGWLPRAYLGPNIVLLIGVMVLALTLVVARYRPPRLVRCNFCGRPESVAGTLIPGEGVWICADCVQRSVQILREHQAALADQPVEVNSPRSDAEMATSDTMPQQETLWRPRGQVIYLSDTAPSEDERIKILPKPDEGA from the coding sequence ATGACGCCGGCGAGCCCGCGGGGCATTAGCCGAACAGAATTAGCCATTTTTTGCCGGCAGTTCAGCGCCATCTTGTCGGCGGGCGTGGATGCCTTTCAAGGCATCGCGGTGTTGCGCAAGCAAACGGACAACCCGCAACTGGTGGCGGTTTTGGACAGCATCGCACAAGACCTCTCTTTAGGGCGCAGCCTCGCCCACGCCTTTGCCCGTTTCCCTCACTACTTCTCACCTCTGTTCATCAGCCTCGTGCGGCAAGGGGAGCGCGAGGGCATCTTAGGCGAGATCATGCTGAAACTCGCCGAGCATTTAGAACGGGAAGCGCGCGTTTTCTCGCTCGCTGCAGACACCCCATCGGCATCGTTGAATTGGGAGGTTCTCGTGGAACAACTGCGTCCGTTGGTGTTGGGCGCCGCCCTTGTCATCAGTACCGTGCTGCTCATGGTGGCGGGGTTGTGGTATGTGACTTTGACAGGGTGGTTGCCCCGCGCCTATCTTGGACCCAACATTGTCTTGCTGATTGGCGTCATGGTTCTCGCTTTGACCTTGGTCGTTGCACGCTACCGACCGCCGCGATTGGTGCGGTGCAACTTTTGCGGGCGCCCAGAAAGTGTCGCCGGCACGCTTATCCCTGGCGAAGGGGTGTGGATTTGCGCCGATTGCGTCCAACGCAGCGTGCAAATCTTGCGGGAGCACCAAGCCGCACTGGCTGATCAACCCGTAGAGGTCAACTCACCAAGGAGCGACGCGGAAATGGCTACCTCTGACACCATGCCCCAACAGGAAACCCTTTGGCGCCCGCGCGGGCAGGTCATCTACCTGAGCGACACGGCACCATCGGAAGACGAACGCATCAAAATTCTGCCCAAGCCTGACGAAGGCGCTTGA
- the atpH gene encoding ATP synthase subunit delta, whose protein sequence is MAKVLSGWKARRYAVALLHAAVKAGELERVEAEVKALADMFNRSPQLLKFLAQPLVPFNEKAQRLRRRLEGRVSSVTLNFLLAVVKHKRVEAFDHIVRVFTDVVREYRGEVVAEVTSAVPLTEAERAMTVRRLQEITGKKVLLREKVDPSIVGGMRIIVGDKLLDLSLRGHLERIRERLRQVFVVPAETPLAEAAFNDPQGTTGTGQSQNTL, encoded by the coding sequence TTGGCGAAAGTTCTGAGCGGTTGGAAGGCACGGCGCTACGCTGTTGCCCTTTTGCACGCGGCTGTCAAAGCCGGCGAGTTGGAGCGTGTGGAAGCGGAAGTCAAAGCGCTGGCGGATATGTTCAACCGCTCCCCGCAATTGCTGAAGTTTTTGGCGCAGCCGTTGGTGCCTTTCAACGAAAAAGCCCAGCGTTTGAGGCGGCGTTTGGAAGGGCGTGTTTCTTCCGTCACGCTCAACTTTTTGCTCGCCGTCGTCAAGCACAAACGCGTTGAAGCGTTTGACCATATCGTTCGCGTCTTCACCGATGTGGTGCGCGAATATCGGGGCGAGGTGGTTGCAGAAGTTACCAGCGCTGTCCCGTTGACCGAGGCGGAACGGGCTATGACCGTGCGGCGTTTGCAAGAAATCACGGGCAAAAAAGTTCTTCTCAGGGAGAAAGTTGACCCGTCCATCGTGGGCGGCATGCGCATTATCGTCGGCGACAAACTGTTGGACTTGAGTTTGCGGGGGCACTTGGAGCGCATCCGTGAGCGGCTGCGGCAAGTGTTCGTCGTCCCTGCTGAAACCCCTTTAGCCGAAGCCGCCTTCAACGACCCGCAAGGGACAACAGGGACAGGGCAATCACAAAATACTCTGTAA
- the atpF gene encoding ATP synthase subunit b, sodium ion specific encodes MTAPLDFLGNIAEYLPKDWKWIASQAVAFLILYWLLRKFAFAPVQQIFREREERVRKALEDADRQRAEMERLRAEYEQRLAQIEEDARARLQEAMQQAYQARDALLADAREQAERLLQRAQEQIALEREKLMVELRDYVVDMAVRIAEKLIERSLDRTAHHELINDILEKELQRRVTH; translated from the coding sequence ATGACCGCACCGCTGGATTTCTTGGGCAATATCGCCGAATACCTGCCCAAAGACTGGAAGTGGATAGCGTCGCAGGCGGTCGCGTTTCTCATCTTGTATTGGCTTTTGCGCAAGTTCGCCTTTGCGCCCGTTCAGCAAATCTTTCGCGAGCGGGAGGAGCGGGTGCGCAAAGCCTTAGAGGACGCCGACCGCCAGCGCGCAGAGATGGAGCGGCTGCGGGCGGAATACGAGCAGCGCCTCGCCCAAATTGAAGAGGACGCCCGTGCCCGCTTGCAAGAGGCGATGCAGCAAGCCTATCAAGCCCGTGACGCCTTGCTCGCCGATGCCCGTGAGCAGGCGGAACGCCTCCTGCAGCGCGCCCAAGAGCAAATCGCCTTGGAGCGGGAGAAACTCATGGTGGAGTTGCGCGACTATGTGGTGGACATGGCGGTGCGGATAGCTGAGAAACTCATTGAGCGCAGCCTTGACCGTACCGCCCACCACGAACTCATCAACGACATCTTGGAAAAGGAACTGCAGCGCCGCGTCACTCACTGA
- the atpA gene encoding ATP synthase subunit alpha, producing the protein MVRAEEITSVLLQELEGIEKVIEMTDIGYVIEVGDGVARAYGLQGAMASELLYFPQASERLGREFYGIALNLEMDSVGIVLLGPDQFVREGDEVRCTGRVVEVPVGKELLGRVVNPVGQPLDGKGAITAKEFRRIEVKAPGVVKRQPVKEPVMTGLKAIDSMIPIGRGQRELILGDRQTGKTAIIVDTIINQKRFHEAGDPVYCIYVAIGQKQSTVKSVVETLERYGALEYTIVVSASASEPASLQYIAPYAGCAMGEWFRDNGMHAVIFYDDLSKHAQAYRQVSLLLRRPPGREAYPGDVFNLHSRLLERAAKLSDELGAGSLTAIPVIETQLGDYSAYIPTNVISITDGQIYLEPDLFYAGIRPAINVGISVSRVGSAAQYPAMKKVARRLKLDMARYFELAAFAQFAAELDEVTRRELIRGERLVEVLKQDQYQPMALWEQVLIIFAGINGYLDDMPADWVRPFEKAFLPWVRERYPEIVHEIETTKDFSAETEQKMHKAVQEFKEHFVAARKEASAPTQLAAAS; encoded by the coding sequence GTGGTTCGTGCTGAGGAAATCACCAGCGTGCTGCTGCAGGAACTGGAAGGTATTGAAAAAGTCATTGAGATGACCGACATCGGCTATGTCATTGAGGTCGGCGACGGTGTCGCCCGCGCTTACGGATTGCAAGGGGCGATGGCAAGCGAACTGCTTTACTTCCCGCAAGCCAGTGAGCGATTGGGGCGCGAATTCTACGGCATCGCCCTGAACTTGGAGATGGACAGCGTGGGCATCGTTCTGCTCGGTCCTGACCAGTTCGTCCGTGAAGGCGATGAGGTCCGCTGCACGGGGCGCGTCGTGGAAGTGCCCGTCGGTAAAGAGTTGCTGGGGCGGGTCGTCAACCCTGTCGGGCAACCGCTGGACGGCAAAGGCGCTATTACCGCCAAGGAGTTTCGGCGCATTGAAGTCAAAGCCCCCGGCGTCGTCAAACGCCAACCCGTCAAGGAACCTGTCATGACGGGGCTGAAAGCCATTGACTCCATGATCCCCATCGGGCGCGGGCAACGGGAGTTGATTTTGGGCGACCGCCAAACGGGCAAGACCGCTATCATCGTGGACACCATCATCAACCAAAAGCGCTTCCACGAAGCGGGTGACCCCGTTTACTGCATCTATGTCGCCATCGGACAAAAACAAAGCACCGTCAAAAGCGTCGTGGAAACGCTGGAACGCTACGGCGCACTGGAATACACCATCGTCGTTTCCGCGTCTGCCAGCGAGCCTGCATCGCTGCAATACATCGCTCCTTACGCCGGCTGTGCGATGGGCGAGTGGTTCCGCGATAACGGGATGCATGCCGTCATCTTTTACGACGACCTAAGCAAACACGCTCAAGCCTATCGGCAAGTTTCGTTGTTGTTGCGCCGTCCCCCAGGGCGCGAAGCCTATCCAGGCGATGTGTTCAACCTGCACTCGCGGTTGTTGGAGCGAGCGGCAAAACTGAGCGACGAATTAGGGGCGGGTTCACTGACCGCTATCCCCGTCATTGAAACGCAACTGGGCGACTACAGCGCCTACATCCCGACCAATGTCATCAGCATCACGGACGGGCAGATTTACCTTGAGCCTGACCTGTTCTATGCGGGCATTCGCCCCGCCATCAATGTCGGCATCAGCGTTTCGCGTGTCGGGAGCGCTGCGCAATATCCGGCGATGAAAAAGGTGGCGCGCCGGTTGAAGTTGGACATGGCGCGCTACTTTGAGTTGGCGGCGTTCGCCCAATTTGCCGCCGAGTTGGACGAAGTGACGCGGCGGGAGTTAATTCGTGGCGAACGGCTCGTTGAAGTCCTCAAACAAGACCAATACCAACCGATGGCGCTTTGGGAGCAAGTGCTCATCATCTTTGCAGGCATCAACGGTTACTTGGATGACATGCCCGCCGACTGGGTGCGCCCCTTTGAAAAGGCGTTCCTGCCGTGGGTGCGGGAGCGCTACCCCGAAATCGTCCACGAGATTGAGACGACCAAGGACTTCTCCGCCGAAACGGAGCAGAAGATGCACAAAGCCGTGCAAGAGTTCAAAGAACACTTCGTCGCCGCACGCAAGGAAGCGTCAGCACCGACGCAACTCGCCGCCGCATCGTGA